cttttgcgatcctgggactccatcatggttacctctactgatgagctctgcgtgttcacctgggctctccaccatgctgggcaaacaggaaattcaaaattttgcaggccttttcctgtctacctggctagtgcatctgagttgagagtgctgtccagagtggtcacaatggagcactctgggatagctcccggaggccaataccgtcaaattgcgtccccactaccccaaatccgacccggaaaggccggtttcagcgctaatcccctcatcggaggtggattaaagaaatcgatttaaagagccctttaagtcgaaaaaaagggcttcgtcgtgtggacgggtccaggcttaaattgaggtaacgctgctaaattcgacttaaaatcgtagtgtagaccaggcctgagatactCAGTAAAAGGTGTTCAATACtgtaagtggtggtggtggggaaatagCTATCTAATGACTGGTACAAATATAGACCTCCTTTTCCCCTCTGTATTATGATTTCGTTTCTAACATGTTTGTCACAGTTCCTTAATTATAATTTCAACTCAATGAGACTTAACTATATTAGGGTTAAAAAGAAATCTGGTTATTGCCTCAGTTAAGAAGGTTGCATTTTTTGGCCTCTATCCTTCAAGGTCACACTGCAGAATAATCTGGTTAAACACTATTGCATCATCTGTGCCTCGTGAAACAAAAGCAGAGAGGGAATTACATTTTATTGAGAAACTAGAAGCTGTAACTGCACTTTACAAGCCTTGGAGGCAAAGTTTTAATGGAGACTAATTAATTCACTtttttgaagaaataaaaaaCTTTAAAAGCTGGAATGAGTTTCATGTGTGTCAGTTTGTTGAAATGCTACTTGTTTTGGAAGTTAGCAAGACGGTCTTTCTTAAATTGCAGACCAAGGTGTTTCTTATGGGAAACCATGGGATCGTATGATAGTATTGGTATTTTAAGAAGTTCAAGAACTGAGTTTGTATATGTAGTCAGGCTGTCATACAATAATTACCTGAAATTTCTGGTTGGACTTTTAAACTGAAACTAATATTGTTATTGCCAGAGGCCTCAGTGTCGTCCCAGATGAAGAAGTCATTGCAATGTATGATGGTTCCCATGTCCCCTTGGAACAAATGAGTGACTTTTATGGAAAGGTAAAAAACCCAAACTACTTCTGTTTAAAACTTACTAACTGAAACCCCATATGTGCCACTGACTTGtttcatattttcaaaatgttcctGCTAATATTTGTTACATTCGTGCTTAGGGGCCCCGTTatattaggtgctgtacaaacacatagtaagagacaatccctgccttgaagagttcacaattaaaatagacaagacaaagaggGGGAGAAAAGTTTATCGCCCTCATGGGGACTAGAGGCCTAGAAAGCTTAAGTCACTTGTCAAGTgtctcacaggaagtctgtggcagtgtTGTAAAAAACCCAGATCTTTTGAGTCCTCATCCAGTACTTTAActgcaagaccatccttcttcctggTTGGCACGAAGGTTTAGCTCATGGTACATCTGACTGCTCCATAGACTTGTTTGCTAGAAAGGTTGGGATGGGGCCACCAAAAAGACATTGCCAAGAGGAAGCTTTCAGTTAGAATTTTACTATGTGAGGAGGGTGATGCCCTCTATGGTGGGTCTATCACCTTCCTGTTTGGCACCAAGCCACTGTGCCTTCCTTCAGCCAAGAAGGGATGTGTTTGACTCCTTTGGGGGCCTATGAGTGTTGCCCCTAAATCAACCAGAAAGCTCTCTAGAGCAGTGTGAGGTACTTCTCCCCCAACTCCTGGTGCTGAGTATTCTTCCTCTGTGTTCCCATTTGTTCTCAGCCCAAAGAATTTAAAAACTAGACTCTCTCAAATCTGGTCCCTTGCATGGTAGTGTAGAGGCAGGTCctgaatgttttgttttacatcCTTCATAGCATTGTAGTCTCAAAGAAGCTGTTCATTCTTCTGGGCTTAGCCTCCATACAACCCCAAGCAAAACATACCCATTTGCTCTCCGTGCGTGGCCCTTTTGGGAGCGGTTGGGTTTATTTACTTCTCTATTATGTTTTCTCAAGTGTTGGGAAATTTAAAATGGTGTTTAGCTTTTATGTCCTGGAAGAATTTATGTTCCTGGTTTTGTGGTTACAAAACCTTTATTGCTTTTTACCACTTCTCTTCAATAACCACTTGAaggaagcaaaatattttgagtcTTATGGCTGGTCtgcactgaaaacttacatcagcatagctacctTTCTCAGGGACGTGAATAATCCAGGCCCCTCAAGAGACATAGCTAAGCCAACTCAACCACCGGTGTAGACAttgctaggctgatggaagaattcttccattcatcttgctactgcctcttggggaggtggattaactacagtgatgggaaaatACTTCCTGTTGTTGTAGCGagtatctacacttaaaacactatgGCACTGTAGGTGCAGTACtacaactgtgctgctgtagtgttttaagtgtagacataacctaagccTGTATAAACAGGTTCCTTAGTCGTCTTTAGCCTATGCAATAAATAGGAGAAGCAGACTGCAAAATTCTAGACAAAGGGTTCTGGGAGATTTCACATGATATCATTATTTAAACACATAGCTTGTAAAAATGTGGTGGTAATCCTAGATGGAATTACTGGTCCTTAAATTAAAAGCAGAATGCTTCTAACTTTATCATATTGATGTGTGGGTTTTCCCTTTTATTACTGCAAACAGAATTCTGCAGCAATAAAATgccaatagtaaaaaaaaaaaaaaaatttggcaaTGAATCCAAAATGTTAGATTTATAGGATTTAGTTTTGGTAAATATTTCTGACATGCATGTCCTTATTTGCAGAGTTCACATGGAAAAACAATGAAGCAGTTCATGGATATATTTTCATTACCAGAGATGACTCTCCTCTCTTGTGTGAATGAATATTTTCTGAAAAACAACATAGATTATGAACCTGTTCATTTGTACAAAGATGTCAAGGTACGAATGAGATGTACAGGCACCTACATAATTATGCCTTTCTTTTATGACAACTCAAAGAAGTTTCAACCCCCTTTGGTTCTGCTTTAcagaactagaaaaaaaaaaatctcagcttgTTATGGAGCTCCAGTTTCTTACAGAACAGTGCATTGCAATAAGAACTGCAAAAAGCTATGAAAAAGATGGTCAACCTTGAAAATCcgtaacttgaaatctttttgaaaccttttttattaaaattctagtatattttttgggggtgggggtgggtttgTGTATGTCTGTTGATCTGGGttgagaggagaatgggaaagGGTATAGAAATAAGACTCACTTCCATGTGAAAAATATTTGGCTGGATCAGCATGTGAAGCTATGCTATTAGATATTCCCTGCCAGCAAGGAACAGAAGGGCCATTAGGAACTCAGTTTAAAGTGTCCATGTATGTTTCCtcgattttatttttttttgggtgCGTGTCCTCAGGCAGCAAAAAGTTGAGCAACTCAACTCTCCTGACTCCTAGTGAGGTATCTAAAAACTTAATTTTGAAAGAGGAAAAGAGAAATGTCATGATGTAATGTAGGACCAGAAAAAAAGTCCTGGGCATTTCCTGTCTGGAACAGCCTGATGGTGATTCTGCCATCTCTAGCccacttaaattttaaaatataaaaaagttaggtttttttgtttttaaacactacTTTTCTTGTATCTAGTCCAGTATTACAATTCTAAGGTAAAAACCTCCAGCTGTGATGTTGTGCCATGTTTGTGTGCATTCTGTCACCTTTCTCCATTAGACAAGAAACATTTTTTAACAAACTCTTTAGCTCACACGTAATTCTTTTGACATTGTCGGGCTTCCATCTTTTTTGAGAAGTTCTGAAGGTTTCCCAAAGCTCCAGTTTTTTTCTCTAGCTTCTGCCTTAGTATAAATAGATAAATCTTTGCTTTATCTCccttctaaaaatattttagatAGCCCATAGTGTTATCTAAGTCCTGGTGTGTAGCCACACCAGTAACAAAATGGCAGTAATACTCTTCCACCAGGGAGGCTCTGGCATAGCTCAAGCTGAGGAAAGCAGCCAAAATCCTTCTGagttcttttttgtttctttgtttaaacTTTTAGCTTCTTTCATCTACTCATAAATCTCTCTCATTAAATGACAAGCTAGTTGGGAGTGATCCTAATTTGAGGCACTCTAAGACTTCAGTTTCCTCAGGAGGAAAGGaatgtgtgtcactctgaaggtCAACAAAAATCTGTTCTGACTCGCACTCCATTAAGGGCCTTAGGCCACATTACCCTGAAGGGTGCTATATTGCAATCCTCACTTACGTAAAGCTTCTGTTGCACTAAGTTTCAAACTTCTGGGAAGTATGAAAATGATCCTATCTTGGAGTATAATCTTATTCTTAGCGTAGTAGTGACGTGCAAATAGTGAAGATAACATGGTAACATTGTTTTTAGGGGAAATAAAGATCATAGATCAGATAAATTAATTGCTATTAAAGCAACATACAGACATTGTCATAAAGACTCTTTATGAGTGCTGTATCGATCTTTGACAGGATTCAATCAGAGATGTCCACATCAAAGGAATAATGTACAGAGCAATTGAAGCAGATATTGGTAAGTAGTAGTGAGATTACATGTAGGGATTACTCTTGTCTCCATAATTTTACtgtttctttcttgctttcttatAATACTTAAAAATCCTAGGTGGGGGGAGGATATTTTCAGCTTCACATGTCTCCCTTGGATTTTCTTCATTAAATATGACCTGCAATTATCAAAAGTTCTGGACCGTTTTCTAGTGAAAGTAGCAAAGTATTGATGTTCAACAtgatattaaaattaatatttttcctaGATAAGTACATCTGCTATGCTGAGCAGACCCGTGCAGTGTTAGGAAAGCTGGCTGATCATGGCAAGAAGTTATTTCTCATCACAAACAGTCCCAGTAGCTTTGTGTAAGTTTACTGCCATTTATTGCTAAACTATACttctaaaactttaaaaatcaaggTAGTTTATTGTTTTGTCAATGTAAGTTCACCGCTGTCCTATTTCATTGTTAATGCTGTTGTGCTTTCTGTAGGGACAAAGGTATGAAGTTCATCGTTGGAAAGGACTGGAGGGATCTCTTTGATGTAGTCATTGTACAGGCTGACAAGCCAAATTTCTTCAATGATAAGAGAAGGTGGGTATTTGCTAATACACCATGGCTCAAGGGATTTACTCTGTGTAAGGTTATGTAACATATTATGAAACATTGTAAATTATCTGTATGTAATATAAAAATACAATTGTATTTGAAACCCTGTTTATACCATCATGAGCTAATGCAGGATTACAAAACCCTGGAGCCTGAATCGATAGCTGATCGTCTAGGGAGTAGTTAGTTCCAGTATCTACTACAGGACTGCTGgactgagtaagggctgcaggactgtTCTATTATCGCCTGATATTGCAGTGTGTTTGAGTGCTCTCGCTTTCCAAGTCCAAAtggctcagcaccttacaggatcaggccttgaGTTTGGAGATGTTCTTACTGATCTCTCTTTCACTAGGTGAGAGGCATTAAAGAGCAAACTGATTTGGCTGGAGTCCCTGGACAGCCTCTTACTGAAGTAAACAATTTAGAATGTGCCGTTTATATACAGATGTACCTGCTTGTCTTTTAAAAAGACTAATTCCTTTATACGTTTGTATAGTTTGGAGGGATTTTCTACCCTTGCTGTGATGGTTTTTTAACTATTCTGTTCctcttaataaaaaacaaaataaaatagtaCGCTGGTAAAGGAACTAGTTCCAGATATTCCCTTTGCTTTGTATGTATAAAACAAGGTATCTTGCCCATCTTTCAttcttcatttttattctcttcccACCTCAACCTGGTTTACCAGTAGCATAGCACCGTCCCTCTGAGCAGGCAGGCTGATTTTGTGCCTTAACTCTGGATGCTCATAAATTTTAGATGAAAGCAAACAAGAGTTAATGTTTTACTGAGCAACTTTTCTTAAACTTTGGTATATCAAAGTCAATATAGTATATTGGCTGCATCTGGCTAAAGCTAAAGGTTAGAGACTTGGTTTTGAGAGAGTTAGGAGAATGTGCTCATTATACACCAATTTTTTTAACAATTGGGTGTTATTCgtattctcttcccccccaccccaactttaAAAAGTGGCAGTCTTTCTGTGACAGAGTGACAATTCTATACAATTCTGCTGTTTTAGACCTTTTCGGAAGGTGAATGAAAAGGGAGAGTTGCTTTGGGACAAAATTCATAAATTGCAGAAAGGCCAGATTTACAAACAGGTACATTTCCAATATATCCTTCCATTACATATCTAGTTCCTATAATCTTATGTTTCTGTAGCCTTCATaatggttttttaaaattaatttaacgTACTGAAGGTAATTATATTGGTaactgaataatttttaaaaacatccatTATTGGCATTGTAGACTTTCAGCATACTATATCATGTTCATTTTAAGTGTGATTAAATCTTATCTTGCAACAAAAATGGCGTGTATAATTTGAGCTATAGCATTTAATGAAATTGAGAGTATGACTTTAATATTTTCATACTGTAATAAATATTgtttagatttgtttttaaacttgtcAGATTTTCCTCAGTGTTCAGTACCTGGAAGTTGGATGTTACTTTAGTACACACACATCTTGCTGTTTTGTTTCTTCAGGGTAACTTATATGAATTTCTGAAGCTTACTGGCTGGAGAGGTTCCAAAGTTCTGTATTTTGGTGACCACATTTACAGTGATCTGGCAGTAAGTAACTGGTTTCTTTTCTTCTTCGTGTTCCATGGAAGCGAAAGCCTTTTTTCCAGATTGGAAAAAAAGGGATTCAATATTATAAACACTCAATTGATATTTCTAAATATTACATTTGAAAACAGCTAGGCTTGTAGAAGTAAACAAAATCAAAGCACATGACTGTAATACAAATTTAGAAAAGTAAAAATCATTTCCTGAAAAGGATGATCCTCATCATCTCCCCCAACTGCCTTGTAGCTTTTAACTAGTCTACAATTTCAGAACAGCCATATAAGCCTGCACACTTGAGATGGGCACTGTTTGTATCAGGTGTAACGGAGAATTTAAAGCAGATCTCCTGAAGTGCAGGATATTGCTGGTTTGGATGACATTTACCACCAACTGTAAATAAGGGAGTTTAAGGAATGAACTTCTGTTTTGAACTTCTCTATTAACAACATCTAGTTTTATGTTCCACTATCAATTACAGCCATAAAGTCTCTACTTTCTTCTCCTATCATGCTACACAAATGAAATAATGTACTAACTGATAGCTTTATATTAATTAAAACGCTGAAGCAGTGGTATCTATCTTCTGATTGTTGCCTCATGGGGCTTCCCTTACACCAATGGTTCTCAAGCTCTTCTGTTTCGTGATGCCATGTTACAACAAAAAAAGCTTCAGGACTCCCCATCCTGTCTTGCCATAAGGGCCCcggttcagcaaaacacttaagcgcACACATAAATATTTTCCAGAATCAGGGCCCAAGAAAGAAAAGGACAGTCATGTTCCACTCAGGCACAGTGAAGAAGGAGGCTCAGGGAACTGGTTACAGTTCCCTGCTCCAGTTCCTATCAGCCCTGGCAGGAGTTTGAGTAGCTGGGGGCCTGTAACCACCCTTATGCCACTGTAGGCTTGGTTTAGTGGAGCACTGCTATCCATGCTCTGacgctcctccctctctccttatGCCTCCTTTAGCCTTACGCCTGCGGAGTTTCCTTGTGCCAGGGGAATTTCCTACTGGTCAGAATCCATTCACTTTGTGTCACCTGGATCTGCTCCCTAACTTTAGAAAAGTGGGATTTGAAGCTTTACGCTAAAATTAAACCTTTTTGCAAGTTGGTACAGTTGAACCACGGTGTTGAATGTTTTTGCTTACGCATAAGAAGTAATTTAATTAACATCTCTTTGGGCTAAAGTATAGTAAAGAAGTAAATCTCAGTTCTCTTAAGGCTTATACTTGCTTTTTGCAATTCTTGTTGGTAAATAGGATTTGACCCTGAAGCATGGATGGCGTACAGGTGCAATTATTCCAGAGTTACGATCGGAGATTAAAATCATGAACACAGAGCAGTACATTCAAACCATGACTTGGCTACAAACCCTGACTGGATTATTGGAACATATGCAGGTTTGTCGTACATGtgtggcttttgtgtgtgtgtgtttttttaaaatagcttttattTAACAGGGGGGATGCAGCCAACTCTTTAAGGGTTTGAATTAATGGCCTTACAAGTGTTTTCAGTCTGATTTTAATTTTGTTACGTTTAAGCTTTCAAATCTGATTGTAGGTACAATCATTCTTGCAATTGCAGTTTATTTGATAAGCCAGTTTACTCACAAACTCCCTTATAAAACACCCCTGCACTGAAAcaagaaggaaatatttttgtttaatcagcaaaaacactttttttatattgttGATAATAGAAAGTACACTAAACCTGTACCAGGGCCATCATTCAAGTCTGATCATTATAAATAGAAGGGACAGATTTCTCCCTGTCCCTTCTATTTATAATGATCACACTTGATTCTTGacccttctgattttttttcagtgcacATAGGCAGTGCACCAGCATTACCAttttaagcagcattttttcCTTGTTCCAGCAACAaatgagttttttcccctttattgaACTCTTATTCTGCAAGCGTATGTTTAGTTAGTTGTTGACCACATTTATATTTCAGATTTACCAAGATCCAGATTCACAAATGATTTTACAGGaatggaaaaaggaaagaaaagaaatgaggtAAGAAATGAACATTCAAATACTTGTTGCAATCAAAATGGTTTTTTGTTTGGACTTTCCCAGTTTTTTCCAGAAATCTATATCCTCTGTACTAGCTATTGATATGAATAGGGACAAGCATTTATATCTGTCTTCTATATGCCTCTCACACCGCTCCTGTCCCCCTCTGCACATGTGAATTCCTTCCCTGTGTGCCCTGCAGAGCCCTGTTCTCTTCTTTCCGATCCACAACACATGTATTATGGTCCCATATGAATGGCCTGAGTTACCCTGATGTTCCTCCCACCCTGCACAGGCCTGGTCCACCATCCCCAAATTCTGTATTTCCTCGCTCCCCTGTCCTCCCTACATTCAGCTGCTACCCATTGATAACAGTTCCATAAGGAAATTTTCGCATAACTCAAACCCATACTTCTCAATAAGGGGAATAGCATTCttatgttttaaattttaaacttcAAGAGACCTATGTCTGAGATGtcagattgtgtgtgtgagaaGTTGAGGTTTGTGGAGTCTCTTGCTGGTTAGTTAAGGAACTTCCAAAAAAAtaatgggagagggaaggggaaagccTTTGGAACCAGTTAATGCTGCTTCTTAACTCCCTCTTCCAGTCCCGTTTCCAaaaagactgctatcaaatctctTCCAGTTGGAAAAATGGTGTCTGGGAAAGACTGGCTAGGATGCAGGAGCTCAAGAGTGAGagtttaaggctatgtctatactgcgtaccttacagcagcacagctgtgacactgtaaggtctcccgtgtagctgctcATTGCTGGTaggagaaagctctcctgccagcaaaatAAAGCCACCCCCATCGAGCAGCGGTAGCTTTGTCAGCATGTGAGCATCTCCCACCAGCAAAGCaccgtccacactggcgctttttgtcggtaaaacttttttGTCAGGgaagcttcctccccccccacacgacacaagttttactgacaaaagtgcagtgtagacatagtctttgTGTGGGAAATGGAAATCTTTAAGACAAGGACAAAGATCTCTTCTGTGTCTCCTCCCCAGCCCTTCAGAATAAAAACTGGAAACGTTGGGAATCCAATCTTatgccattggtttcagtgggtggAAGATCAAGGTCTTTCTTAATAATCACACTAAAGATATTTACTAAATTACCTATTATCACATGAAATGCCTTTCAAAGCAAGTTTAAGTGGCTTTGAGTGACAGCACTAAGAGAGTAGTATAAATAACTCCTTTTACGTTACAAGTTCTATTCATTTCAGATATTGGGTTATATAAATTGATTaaaaagtatcttttttttttttttattcccctccccacccccccttgtCCTCTGTCTGTTTAAATGTTCTCTCTGGTAACAGGGAAGTGACCAGAAACTTCTTCAACTCGCAATTTGGGGGCTTATTCAGGACTGACCAGAATCCAACCTATTTCTTAAGGCGTTTATCTCGATTtgctgatatttacatggcatcGCTGAGCTGTCTATTGAACTATGATCCCAATTACACATTTTATCCAAGGAGGACTCCTTTGCAGCATGAACTCCCTACCTGGTCAGACCAACTGTGCACTGGTACATTCAGAATACCCTTCCTGCAAGAGATGGTTCAGAACAAATGAGCTTTGGGTTTGTACCTGGGTTATTTTATAGCACCCCAAATGGATGAATATACCCATCAGTAACTACCAGAaggtagatttattttttttaatcatggagTACGTTTATGTATCTTGATCCAGTTACTGGACTTCTGTCCTGATAGAGCAAGAATTCATATATAACTTGTCCCTCCTCCCctgtattac
The Emys orbicularis isolate rEmyOrb1 chromosome 1, rEmyOrb1.hap1, whole genome shotgun sequence DNA segment above includes these coding regions:
- the NT5DC3 gene encoding 5'-nucleotidase domain-containing protein 3; protein product: MAAARSLLGAGRAGCAGRAAAGLCCCSASRASPHCTVAPQQQQPPPPAPTPDMKSYLWARYKEAKKVTKDLVPSIMSNLLNPDAIFTNNEMSLSDIEIYGFDYDYTLVFYSKNLHTLIYNAARDLLINEHRYPAEIRKYDYDPNFAIRGLHYDVHRALLMKIDAFHYIQLGTVYRGLSVVPDEEVIAMYDGSHVPLEQMSDFYGKSSHGKTMKQFMDIFSLPEMTLLSCVNEYFLKNNIDYEPVHLYKDVKDSIRDVHIKGIMYRAIEADIDKYICYAEQTRAVLGKLADHGKKLFLITNSPSSFVDKGMKFIVGKDWRDLFDVVIVQADKPNFFNDKRRPFRKVNEKGELLWDKIHKLQKGQIYKQGNLYEFLKLTGWRGSKVLYFGDHIYSDLADLTLKHGWRTGAIIPELRSEIKIMNTEQYIQTMTWLQTLTGLLEHMQIYQDPDSQMILQEWKKERKEMREVTRNFFNSQFGGLFRTDQNPTYFLRRLSRFADIYMASLSCLLNYDPNYTFYPRRTPLQHELPTWSDQLCTGTFRIPFLQEMVQNK